AATTTCTTTACATAAAATAATATCTCCTAATAATGTTTTTTTTAAAAAATTATTTTCTAATAAAAAAGATAAAACATTAGTTGGTTTAGATATTTTTAAATATTTTTTATTAAGTTTTTTTATAATATTTTTTTTTACTATAGAAATAGTTATTTCAACTTTTTTAATGTTTTTTTTTGTAAAAATTATATTCAACCAATAAAAAATTTCATTTTTTGTTGGTAAATTATTATTATTTTTACAATAATTATAATAATTTAAAATAATATTTGATTTCATAAAATCCTAAATAAATTAATTTTTACAAACAGAAATAAATTTTGCGTATAAAGAGTATAAATAAGAATCAATAATTTTTACATTTACAAATTCACCAATACAATTGTAATTGTTTGTAAAAAAAACAGTTCTATTATTTTCTGTTTTTCCAAAATATTGATTATTTTGAGTAGATATACCTTCTACTAATACAATTTGTATTGTATTTATCATTTTTAAACTAAATTTTTTAGTTTGTTGTTTTAAATAATATTGTAATAAATATAATCTTTCTTTTTTTTCATTTATACTTATATTATCTTTCATTTTACTAGCTGGAGTTCCAGGTCTAGCAGAATAAATAAAACTAAAACTCATATCTAAGTCAATGTCTAAAATTAATGAAATAGTATCATAAAAATCTTTTTTAGTTTCACCAGGAAAACCGACAATAAAATCCGAGCTAATTTGAATATCAGGTCTAATATTTTTAAGTTTATTTATAATTTGAATGTATTCATTAACATTATATCTTCTTTTCATTAAAGAAAGAATTCGATCAGATCCACTTTGCACTGGTAAATGTAAAAAATTTACTAGTTGAGGAATTTTTTTGTATATATTGATTAAATCATCAGAAAAATTTTGAGGATGACTTGTAGTATATCTAATTCTTTTAATATTTTTTATTTTAGATATCATTTTTAATAATTTAGTAAAATTACAATAATCTTGTTTTATAATATTTCTATAATTATAGGAATTAACATTTTGTCCAAGTAAATGTATTTCTTTAACTCCTTGTAATGATAAATTTTTAATTTCTAAAATTATATCTTTATAAGGTCTACTTATTTCTTTTCCTCTAGTATAAGGAACTATACAATATGTACAATATTTATTACAACCTTCCATAATGGTAACAAAAGAACTTACATTTTTTGTTTTGGTTAAAGGAAAGAATTTAAATTTTTCAATTTTTGGGAAACTTATATCAATTAAATATTTTTTGAACTTACGAACTTTATATATCATTTTAGGTAATCTATGAAAAGTTTGAGGACCAAAAATAATATCTATATAATATGCTCTTTTTAATATTTTTTCTCCTTCCTTAGAAGCAACACAACCTCCAACTCCAATTATAATTTCTGGATTATTTTTTTTTAAATTTTTCCACCTTCCTAATTGATGAAATAATTTTTCTTGTGCTTTTTCTCTAATAGAACATGTATTTAATATTAAAATATTAGCATCTTGGACAGATTTAGTAATTTTACAATTTAATTCTTTTTTCATAATATCAATAATTTTTGAGGAGTCATATTCATTCATTTGACAGCCCCAAGTTTTAATATATAATTTATTATTTAGCATAATCAGATTACAAAAATTATTTTTATAAAAAAATCGAATAAAAGTAATAATGTTAAATTATTCTGGGGTACCTGGATTTGAACCAGGGATGCCGGTATCAAAAACCGGTGCCTTAACCACTTGGCTATACCCCATCATATTTTGCGGAAGACGAGACTCGAACTCGTATTATCTTTTTTAAATAGCCAGAACCTAAATCTGGTGCGTCTACCAATATTTCCGCCACTTCCGCAGAAATAATTTCTATAGCTACGATGGGAGTTGAACCCATGACCTCAGCGTTATGAGTGCTGTGCTCTAAACCAAACTGAGCTACGTAGCCAACAATTATTTTTATATTATGTAAATAATTAAGTATAACGTCAACTAATTTATTTATAAAAATTAGTATTTAAAATTAAATTTAATAAAAGGAATAAACGTAAAATGTATAATTATTATAAAAATAATTTTATTTTTCGAATTATAGATAATGATATAAAACAAAAAAAATATGATATGATTTGTACAAGATTTCCTCCTGAACCTAATGGATATCTACATATAGGTCATATAAAATCTATTTATTTAAACTTTTTAATAGCTAAACATTATAAAGGAAAATGTTTTTTAAGAATTGATGATACTAATCCTTCTACAGAAAATGTTCAATATATTAAATCTATTATCAAAGATTTAAAATGGTTAGGATTTAAATGGGATGAAGAAATTAAGTATTCTTCAAATTATTTTAATTTAATGTATAAATATGCCATAGAATTAATAAATAAAAATTTAGCTTATGTTGATCAATTAAATATTAATGATATTAAAAATTATAGGGGAACATTATTAATACCAGGGGAAAATAGTCCGTATAGAAATCGTTCAAAACAAGAAAATTTAGAATTATTTGAAAAAATGCGTTTAGGTTATTTTCCTGAAGGTAGTATGTCTTTACGTGCAAAAATTAATATGAAATCAAAAGTAATTGTAATGAGAGATCCTGTATTATATAGAATTAAGTTCAAAAAACATCATCAAACTAATAAAAAATGGTGTATATATCCTACATATGATTTTAGTCATTGTATTTCAGATGCAATAGAAGGTATTACACATTCTTTATGTACATTAGAATTTCAAGATAATAGATTATTATATAATTGGATACTAAATAATATTAGTATAGGATTCCATCCTAAACAATATGAATTTTCCAAATTACAAATAGAATATAATATTACTTCAAAAAGAAAAATTAATTTACTAATTAAAAAAAAAATTGTAAATAATTGGAATGATCCTCGTTTATTAACTATTTCTGGACTAAGAAAAAAAGGATATACTCCTTCTTCTTTAAAAGAATTTTGTTATCGTATAGGTGTAACAAAACAAAATAATATTATTGAAAAATCTTTTTTAGAATATTGTATAAAATTTAAATTGAATAAGATAGTTCCTAGAACTATGGCAATTTTACGACCTTTAAAAATAATTATTAGTAATTTTTCTCCAGAACAAAAAATAAAATTATCTATTCCTAATCATCCTAATAATTTAAATATGGGATATAAAAATATTTATTTTACAAAAGAGATATATATAGATATTTTAGATTTTTCTGAAAAAAAAAAAAAAAATTATAAAAGACTTGTTTTAGGTAAAAAAGTACGATTAAGATATGCTTTTGTAATTAAAGCAAATAAAATTATTAAAGATAAACATGGAAATATTCTTTATATTGATTGTAATTATTATAAAGATACATTAGGGATGAAAATTAAAAAAAAACAAGAAATCAAAGGAATTATACATTGGATATCTTGTTCTTATTCAATTTCAGCATATTTTTATTTATATGATATTTTATTTATAAAAAAAAATATTAATAATTCTGATGATATTTTTTCTATTTTAAATAAAAAATCATTATTAATATATAATGGTTTCATAGAGAAAAATTTACTAAAAGAAAATAAAAATAAACATTTTCAATTTGAAAGAGAAGGATATTTTTATTTAGATAAAAAATATAAAAACAAAATTATTTTTAATAGAATCGCGTCATTAAAAAAAAATAATTAATTTAAAAAAAATAAAAAAATAAAATCAATTATATTAATATAATTGATTTTATAATTTTATTTTTTTAATTCTTTAGATATTTGTTTAGTCCATGTTATAATACGTGAATTTGTTAATTCTGGCTGTCTATCTTCATCTATAGTTAATCCTAAAAAATAATTTTTATTTTTTAAACTTTTAGTACTATAAAAATTATAACCTTTAGTAGGCCAATATCCTATAATTTGTGCTTTATTTTTTTTTGTTATATCATAAATAATTTTTATTGCATCACAAAAATAATCTCCATAATCTTCTTGATCACCACAACCAAATAAACTTATAATTTTATTTTTAAAATTAATTTGTTGTAAAATAGGTAAAAAATCATCCCAATCGCATTGAACTTCTCCATAATACCATGTGGGTATTCCAAATAATATAATATTATATTTTTCAATATCTTTTTTTTCTGTTTGAGAAATATTAAATACTGATGAAATTTGATTTCCTAATTGTTTTTGTATTTTTAATGCAACATTTTCTGTATTACCTGTATCACTACCAAAAAAAATACCTATTTTTGACATTTTTTATTATTTTTCTCCAATAAATATTATTTATAAAAAAATTTTAAAATAAAATGAAAAATTAATTTTTCATTTTCAATATGTAACAAATGACCAACATTAGGAATATTATAAATTTTAGCAAAAGGAAATTGACGAAATATGTCATTATAATATATAAAATTTATATAATTAGATAATTCGGCTTTTAAGAAAAAAATATTCCCATTCCATTGAGGAATTATATTCCAATCTAATATTTTTTTATATTCTTTTTTTAAAATTTTTAAGTTAAAATTCCATTTTCCATTTTTAAATGATTTTAATAATACATTTATTATATACACATTTTTAATATGTGATTTCATTATTTGAAAAATTTTTTTTCTAGTTAAAATATTTTTTTGATATATTATATCAAATATAGTAAAGATATTATTATCATAATATTTATATTTAATAGGAGCAATATCTAATATCACAATAAATTTTATTTTATGAGGTATTAATTGAGTAAGTTTCATCGCTATTTTACCTCCCATAGAATGTCCTATAATAATAAGATTATCTTTAATATTTAAGAAATCTAAAGTATCTAAAACATCTTGAGACAAAAAAATATAATCCATTTTTCTTCTATAAGAAATTGATAGTCCATGATTTCTTATATCTAATAATATAATCTTATATTTTAAATATTTATTTAAAAATTTTCCCATTACATATAAACTTTTCTTATTACCAAATAATCCATGAAGTATAATAACTGTATATTTATTTTTAATAAATAAATTACTATATGGAATAATTAAATAACTTAAAATCATATAAAATAAACTCAATATAAATATAGTATTATATTATATATAAATTTAAAAAATTGATTTTTAATAAATTTTAAATTTGTGATATAATTTTTTTATTATAAAAATTTGATGTTTAAAAATATTATTTATTTTAAAGTTTATATCTTATTATATAATAAATAATATGTATATTATGAAAAATATTAATCCTACAAAAACTATTTCTTGGAAAAATTTACAAAATCATAAAAAAGAAATTAAAAAAATTACTCTTCATCATCTTTTTAAACAAGATGTAAATAGATTTAAAAATTTTTCAATTAATTTCGAGAATAATATTCTTTTTGATTATTCAAAAAATATAATAAATAAAAATACAATAAAATTTTTAATTGGTTTAGCAAAAGAAACTAATTGTATTAATGCTATTAATGCATTATTTTATGGTAAAAAAATTAATGTTACAGAACAACGTTCAGTATTACATATAGCAACAAGAACTAATAATTTTTTATTAAAAAATACAAAAATACATAATAATATAAATTTTATTTTACAAAAAATTAAAAATATTTCTGATGATATTATTTCAAAAAAATGGAAAGGTTATACAAATAAAAAAATTAAAAATATTATAAATATAGGTATAGGTGGATCAGAATTAGGACCATTAATGGTTACAGAATCATTAAAATCATATAAAAATAAATTGAATTTATTTTTTTTATCTAATATTGATTCTGATCAATTAGTAGAGATTATAAAAAAAATAAAACTAGAAGAAAGTTTATTTATTATTGTATCAAAAACCTTTACTACACAAGAAACAATAACAAATGCTTTAAGTATAAAAAAATGGTTTATGAAAAATGTTATTACAAACATAAATAAAAATTTAATACTATTAAAACATTTTATTGCTGTAACAAATAATATTAATGCTGCAATAAATTTCGGTATTAATAAAAATAATATTTTACCATTATTATCTGAAATAGGAGGACGTTTTTCTTTATGGTCTTCAGTTGGATTATCTATTTCTTTATCTATTGGTTTTTATAATTTTAAAAAATTATTAAAAGGAGCTAATAAAATGGATAATCATTTTTTTTATACTCCTATAAATAATAATATTCCTATTATTATGGCATTAATTAGTATTTGGTATAGTAATTTTTGGAATACAGAAACAGAAGCAATAATACCTTATTCTTATAATATGCGTTTTTTTCCACAATATTTACAACAACTATGTATGGAATCTAATGGTAAATCTATAGATAGAAATGGAAATAAAATAAAATACCAAACAAGTCCCATAATATGGGGAAATATTGGTACTAATGGACAACATTCTTTTTTCCAAATGTTACATCAAGGAACGAAATTAATACCATGTGATTTTATAGCTTCAGTAAATAATTTAAACAATTCTTTTAAAGAACATCATAATCAATTAATTTCAAATTTTATTGCACAAACTAAAACATTAGCATTTGGTAATACTAATAATAAAGATATATTACAGGAAAATATATATAAATATTGTTTTGGTAATCATCCAAGTAATTCTATTTTTTTAAGAAAAATTAATCCTTATAATTTAGGATCATTAATTTCTTATTATGAACATAAAATTTTTATACAAGGAGTGATATTAAATATTTTTTCTTTTGATCAATGGGGTGTTGAATTAGGTAAAAAAGTAGCTAATATTTTGTTAAATGATATTAGCCAAGAAATAAAAGAAATAAATAAATATGATAGTTCAACTAATGGATTAATAAATTTTTATAAGTCTTTTAGTTAATTTTTATTAATTAAAAATCAATAAATGAAATTTATTTAATTAATAAAAATAAAAAGTAATGTTTTATAATATATATATTTTTTATTTAAAGGTAATATTATAAATACAATTTAAATATTATTAATATAATAATATTTATATATTTTACTAATTAAATAATGTTTTTTTAAAAAAATTTTTACCAAGTTTTATATATCTTTTTTTATAATTTTATTATTTTTAAATTTAAAGTTAAGATTTTTATATGATCTTTTAAATTTAGGTATTAAAAGAAAATTTATTTTTTTATTTAAAATCCTAATATTAGGATATTGAATAATATTTTTTTTAATTTTTGAGTTTAATTCAATAGTACTATAACTAGTAAATAATTTAACATTACCAATATTATTACTATTAATATTAAATTCATTAATAATTGCTCCTACAATATGACGAACTTCTACATTATCTTTTTTCCCTATATTAATACGATATATATCCATATAATTTTTTATTTTTTTATATTTTTTTATATAATTATTTTTAACAAGATTTGATTTCTTATAAAATTTTTTTCTTGTATTATAAGAAGGATCAGGAGGTAAAATGAGAGGTCTTTTTTCCTGTGCCATTTTTAATAAAATAGTCATTAATGTTTCTTGATTTATATCAATTTGAATTAATATTTTTGATAAAATATTTTTATATTTTTTTAAATCTATATTATTTACTTCCTTTTGTATTTTTACAATAAATTTTTCTAATCTTTTTTGACCTAAAATTTTTGAATTTGGTAATATTATTTCATTAATATTACATTTAATTCTACGTTCAATATTTTTAAGTAATCTTTTTTCTCTGTATTCAATAAATGTTAAAGATTTACCTTGTCTACCTGCTCTTCCTGTTCTACCTATACGATGAATATATGATTCTATATCCATAGGAAAATCATAATTTATAACTAGATTTATTTTATCAACATCTAAACCTCTTGCAGCAATATCTGTAGCAATTAAAATTTTTAATTTTCCATTTCTAAATTTTTCTAAAGTTTGTTCTCTATTACTTTGTTTCATATCACCATTTAATGGTGCACTATCATAACCAAATTGTTTTAGTATATCTGATATTTCAATTGTAGATGTTTTCATTTTAACAAATATTAAAACTGCATCAAAATTTTCAGTTTCTAAAAATTTCATCAAAGCATCTATTTTTTTACCATATATTATCCAATAAGTTTGTTTAATATCAGGAATAGTTTTAATATTTGTTTTTATAAATATTTCATATGGATGTATCATAAATTTTTTGGTTATATTTTTTATTCTTTGTGGCATTGTTGCTGAAAATAATGAAGTTTGATATCCTTTAGGTATTGTTGATAATATTTTTTCTACATCTTCAATAAAACCCATTCTTAACATTTCGTCAGCTTCATCTATAACTAAACTACGTAATTTAGTTAAATTAACAGTTTTTTTTTTTATATGATCTAATAAACGTCCTGGAGTAGCTATAATAATTTGTACTCCTAAACGTAAATTTTTTAATTGTAGATGATATGACTGTCCTCCATATAATGGAGCAATATTTACACCATGAATATATTTTGCAAAAACTAATGTAGCTTCTGCTACTTGTATCGCTAATTCTCTTGTAGGTGTTAAAATTAATACTTGTGTTGCTTTTATAGATAAATTTAAATTATTTAATAGTGGTAATATAAATGCTGCAGTTTTACCACTTCCTGTTTGTGCTATTCCTAATACATCTTTACCTGTTAATAAATAAGGAATACATTTTTTTTGTATAGGAGAAGGTTTTAAATAACCTGTATTATTTAATGATTTTAAAAGAAACTTATTTAAACCAAATTTTGCGAAAGTAATATTAGTCATTCATTATGTTCCTTAATATATTTAAAAAAAAGATTAATATTTTATATTAATAAATAAAATATTTATAAATATTTAAATTGTAATTATGTTTAAAATAAACATAATTACAAATATTAATAATTAATTTTCACAAATTACTACATTAATTACTATTTATCTTTTGATAATGTTATTCAAATTAATTTTTTATACAAAATAAAAATTAAATTTTTTTACTAACATTTTTATTAGCAGCTTTTATACTTAATCTAATTCTTCCTTGTTTATCAATTTCCATAACTTTTACAAATACATTTTGTAATAATTTTAAATAATCACTAACTTTATTCACATGTTTATTAGCTATTTGAGAAATATGTACTAATCCTTCTTTTCCATTACCTATAGAAATAAATGCTCCAAAATCAACAATACGAATCACTTTACCATTATAGATTTTTCCAATTATTATATCTGCTGTAATTTCTTCTATACGACTAATTGCAAATTTAATTTGTTCATTATTTTTAGCTGCTATTTTTATAACTCCATTATCTTCTATTTCAATAATTGTATCAGTTTCTTCTGTTAAAGCTCTAATAACAGAACCTCCTTTTCCTATCATATCTTTAATCTTCTCCGGATTAATTTTAATGGTATGAATTCTTGGTGCAAATTCTGAAATATTTTTTCTAGGAAAACAAATAGCTTTTTTCATTATTTTTAAAATATGTAATCTAGCTAATTTTGCTTGTG
Above is a genomic segment from Enterobacteriaceae endosymbiont of Donacia dentata containing:
- the ybeY gene encoding rRNA maturation RNase YbeY produces the protein MKSNIILNYYNYCKNNNNLPTKNEIFYWLNIIFTKKNIKKVEITISIVKKNIIKKLNKKYLKISKPTNVLSFLLENNFLKKTLLGDIILCKEIIEYESILQKKTLKLHYTHIIIHSVLHLLKYKHKNFYEANLMELKEINILKLLGYKNPYL
- the pgi gene encoding glucose-6-phosphate isomerase; translated protein: MKNINPTKTISWKNLQNHKKEIKKITLHHLFKQDVNRFKNFSINFENNILFDYSKNIINKNTIKFLIGLAKETNCINAINALFYGKKINVTEQRSVLHIATRTNNFLLKNTKIHNNINFILQKIKNISDDIISKKWKGYTNKKIKNIINIGIGGSELGPLMVTESLKSYKNKLNLFFLSNIDSDQLVEIIKKIKLEESLFIIVSKTFTTQETITNALSIKKWFMKNVITNINKNLILLKHFIAVTNNINAAINFGINKNNILPLLSEIGGRFSLWSSVGLSISLSIGFYNFKKLLKGANKMDNHFFYTPINNNIPIIMALISIWYSNFWNTETEAIIPYSYNMRFFPQYLQQLCMESNGKSIDRNGNKIKYQTSPIIWGNIGTNGQHSFFQMLHQGTKLIPCDFIASVNNLNNSFKEHHNQLISNFIAQTKTLAFGNTNNKDILQENIYKYCFGNHPSNSIFLRKINPYNLGSLISYYEHKIFIQGVILNIFSFDQWGVELGKKVANILLNDISQEIKEINKYDSSTNGLINFYKSFS
- a CDS encoding alpha/beta fold hydrolase, with protein sequence MILSYLIIPYSNLFIKNKYTVIILHGLFGNKKSLYVMGKFLNKYLKYKIILLDIRNHGLSISYRRKMDYIFLSQDVLDTLDFLNIKDNLIIIGHSMGGKIAMKLTQLIPHKIKFIVILDIAPIKYKYYDNNIFTIFDIIYQKNILTRKKIFQIMKSHIKNVYIINVLLKSFKNGKWNFNLKILKKEYKKILDWNIIPQWNGNIFFLKAELSNYINFIYYNDIFRQFPFAKIYNIPNVGHLLHIENEKLIFHFILKFFYK
- the glnS gene encoding glutamine--tRNA ligase, whose amino-acid sequence is MYNYYKNNFIFRIIDNDIKQKKYDMICTRFPPEPNGYLHIGHIKSIYLNFLIAKHYKGKCFLRIDDTNPSTENVQYIKSIIKDLKWLGFKWDEEIKYSSNYFNLMYKYAIELINKNLAYVDQLNINDIKNYRGTLLIPGENSPYRNRSKQENLELFEKMRLGYFPEGSMSLRAKINMKSKVIVMRDPVLYRIKFKKHHQTNKKWCIYPTYDFSHCISDAIEGITHSLCTLEFQDNRLLYNWILNNISIGFHPKQYEFSKLQIEYNITSKRKINLLIKKKIVNNWNDPRLLTISGLRKKGYTPSSLKEFCYRIGVTKQNNIIEKSFLEYCIKFKLNKIVPRTMAILRPLKIIISNFSPEQKIKLSIPNHPNNLNMGYKNIYFTKEIYIDILDFSEKKKKNYKRLVLGKKVRLRYAFVIKANKIIKDKHGNILYIDCNYYKDTLGMKIKKKQEIKGIIHWISCSYSISAYFYLYDILFIKKNINNSDDIFSILNKKSLLIYNGFIEKNLLKENKNKHFQFEREGYFYLDKKYKNKIIFNRIASLKKNN
- the fldA gene encoding flavodoxin FldA, producing the protein MSKIGIFFGSDTGNTENVALKIQKQLGNQISSVFNISQTEKKDIEKYNIILFGIPTWYYGEVQCDWDDFLPILQQINFKNKIISLFGCGDQEDYGDYFCDAIKIIYDITKKNKAQIIGYWPTKGYNFYSTKSLKNKNYFLGLTIDEDRQPELTNSRIITWTKQISKELKK
- the miaB gene encoding tRNA (N6-isopentenyl adenosine(37)-C2)-methylthiotransferase MiaB — protein: MLNNKLYIKTWGCQMNEYDSSKIIDIMKKELNCKITKSVQDANILILNTCSIREKAQEKLFHQLGRWKNLKKNNPEIIIGVGGCVASKEGEKILKRAYYIDIIFGPQTFHRLPKMIYKVRKFKKYLIDISFPKIEKFKFFPLTKTKNVSSFVTIMEGCNKYCTYCIVPYTRGKEISRPYKDIILEIKNLSLQGVKEIHLLGQNVNSYNYRNIIKQDYCNFTKLLKMISKIKNIKRIRYTTSHPQNFSDDLINIYKKIPQLVNFLHLPVQSGSDRILSLMKRRYNVNEYIQIINKLKNIRPDIQISSDFIVGFPGETKKDFYDTISLILDIDLDMSFSFIYSARPGTPASKMKDNISINEKKERLYLLQYYLKQQTKKFSLKMINTIQIVLVEGISTQNNQYFGKTENNRTVFFTNNYNCIGEFVNVKIIDSYLYSLYAKFISVCKN
- a CDS encoding DEAD/DEAH box helicase, encoding MTNITFAKFGLNKFLLKSLNNTGYLKPSPIQKKCIPYLLTGKDVLGIAQTGSGKTAAFILPLLNNLNLSIKATQVLILTPTRELAIQVAEATLVFAKYIHGVNIAPLYGGQSYHLQLKNLRLGVQIIIATPGRLLDHIKKKTVNLTKLRSLVIDEADEMLRMGFIEDVEKILSTIPKGYQTSLFSATMPQRIKNITKKFMIHPYEIFIKTNIKTIPDIKQTYWIIYGKKIDALMKFLETENFDAVLIFVKMKTSTIEISDILKQFGYDSAPLNGDMKQSNREQTLEKFRNGKLKILIATDIAARGLDVDKINLVINYDFPMDIESYIHRIGRTGRAGRQGKSLTFIEYREKRLLKNIERRIKCNINEIILPNSKILGQKRLEKFIVKIQKEVNNIDLKKYKNILSKILIQIDINQETLMTILLKMAQEKRPLILPPDPSYNTRKKFYKKSNLVKNNYIKKYKKIKNYMDIYRINIGKKDNVEVRHIVGAIINEFNINSNNIGNVKLFTSYSTIELNSKIKKNIIQYPNIRILNKKINFLLIPKFKRSYKNLNFKFKNNKIIKKDI